Proteins co-encoded in one Prunus persica cultivar Lovell chromosome G6, Prunus_persica_NCBIv2, whole genome shotgun sequence genomic window:
- the LOC18772177 gene encoding probable L-cysteine desulfhydrase, chloroplastic, translating into MTGNAGSSTQENHFRQRLRVMAEKIVIFCRYYVPLIVLLPYRTLQFFYQIKTQVPIEPKHSSSFITDSEIQSEFAHHAPGVAMMNNGSFGCCPASVISALHQWQLKMFRQPSHFLLNELKNRILESRTIIKDHINAEDVDEVSIVDNISTAAAIVLQQTAWAFAEGKFNKGDAVIMFSCTYGAVKNSIEAYFSRAGGSVIEVPFNFPLNSNEEIISEFRKALEREKGNGRRVRLAVIDHVTCVPTVVMPVKQLVKICRDEGVEQVFIDAAHAVGSVDVDMQEIGADFYASTLYKWFFCPPVVSFLYCRKSATHSDLELHHPIVSHRYGKGLAEESFWVGTRDYSPYLVLPSVMEFVNRFEGGLKGIIKRNHDAVVEMGKMLAEAWGTNLGCPPDMCASMIMVGLPACLGISSDDDATKLRPHLCDKFGVEVRIHYQAPKDGEVGSTTGYVRICHQIYNKVDDYYKLRDAVNQLVRDGFTCALEINEA; encoded by the exons ATGACTGGGAATGCAGGATCATCTACGCAAGAAAACCACTTTCGACAACGGCTAAGG GTCATGGCCGAGAAGATTGTTATATTTTGCCGTTACTACGTTCCACTTATTGTTCTTCTTCCTTATCGAACCCTCCAATTCTTCTACCaaatcaaaacccaagttCCCATTGAGCCAAAACACTCTTCTTCCTTCATCACAGACTCCGAAATCCAATCCGAATTTGCTCACCATGCTCCTGGTGTTGCCATGATGAACAATGGCAGCTTTGGTTGCTGCCCTGCTTCTGTCATCTCTGCCTTGCATCAATGGCAGCTCAAAATGTTCCGCCAGCCGAGCCATTTCTTATTGAATGAGCTCAAGAACAGGATACTTGAATCAAGAACCATAATTAAAGACCATATCAACGCAGAAGATGTGGATGAAGTCTCCATTGTAGACAACATCTCCACTGCTGCTGCCATAGTCCTGCAGCAAACAGCATGGGCCTTTGCTGAAGGGAAATTCAACAAAGGGGATGCTGTCATTATGTTTAGCTGCACTTACGGTGCGGTGAAGAACTCAATCGAGGCCTACTTTTCACGTGCTGGTGGGTCCGTTATCGAAGTTCCATTTAACTTTCCATTGAATTCCAATGAAGAAATCATAAGTGAATTTAGGAAAGCattggagagagaaaagggtAATGGTAGGAGAGTGAGATTGGCTGTGATTGATCATGTTACATGTGTGCCAACTGTTGTAATGCCAGTTAAGCAATTGGTTAAAATCTGTAGGGATGAAGGTGTTGAACAAGTGTTCATAGATGCAGCTCATGCTGTTGGGAGCGTAGATGTTGATATGCAAGAAATTGGGGCAGATTTTTATGCTAGTACTTTGTATAAGTGGTTCTTCTGCCCGCCTGTTGTTTCATTTCTGTATTGTAGGAAATCAGCTACACATTCAGATTTGGAATTGCATCACCCTATTGTGTCTCATAGGTATGGTAAGGGGTTGGCTGAAGAAAGTTTTTGGGTTGGGACAAGGGATTATAGTCCATATCTGGTGCTTCCTTCAGTTATGGAGTTCGTTAACAGGTTCGAAGGCGGTCTTAAGGGAATCATAAAAAGGAATCATGATGCTGTTGTTGAGATGGGGAAGATGTTGGCAGAAGCTTGGGGAACCAATCTAGGGTGTCCTCCTGATATGTGCGCTAGCATGATCATGGTAGGGTTACCGGCTTGTTTGGGGATTTCAAGTGATGATGATGCTACGAAGTTAAGGCCACATTTATGTGATAAATTTGGTGTTGAAGTCAGAATACATTATCAAGCTCCCAAAGATGGAGAGGTTGGATCAACGACGGGGTATGTTCGAATTTGTCATCAGATTTACAACAAAGTTGATGACTATTACAAGCTCAGAGATGCAGTTAATCAACTAGTTCGTGATGGATTCACTTGCGCTCTTGAG ATCAATGAGGCCTGA
- the LOC18774311 gene encoding probable L-cysteine desulfhydrase, chloroplastic, with protein sequence MAKKIIMFCRHYVPPILLLPYQTFQFLYPKLSFQVSRASNHHFHNLKADEIQTHVPIETKLSSSFITDSEIQSEFAHHAPGVARMNNGSFGCCPASIISDLHQWQLKLLRQPDHFYLNELQNRILESRTVVKDLINAEDVDEVSIVDNVSTAVAIVLQQTAWAFAERKFNQGDALIMFHCAYGAVKNSIKAYFLRAGGYVIEVPFKFPLNSNEEIISEFRKALEREKGNGRRVRLAVIDHVTCMPSVIMPVKHLVKICREEGVEQVLIDAAHGVGCIDVDMQEIGADFYTSNLYKWFFCPPAVAFLYCRKSVTNSDLQLHHPVVSHEYGNGLAKETGWVGTRDYSPYLVLPSVMEFVNRFEGGVEGIRKMNHDAVVEMGKMLAEAWGTNLGCPPDMCASMIMVGLPACLGISSDDDAIKLWARLCKKFGVEVKIHYQAPKDAEVAPTTGYVRICHQIYNKVDDYNKLRDAINQLVRDGFTCALEINEA encoded by the exons ATGGCTAAAAAGATTATTATGTTTTGCCGCCACTATGTTCCACCtattcttctccttccttATCAAACCTTCCAATTCCTCTACCCCAAGCTTTCATTTCAAGTCTCAAGGGCCTCTAACCACCATTTCCACAACCTCAAAGCTGATGAAATCCAAACCCATGTTCCCATTGAGACAAAactctcttcttccttcatcACAGACTCCGAAATCCAATCTGAATTTGCTCACCATGCTCCTGGTGTTGCCAGGATGAACAATGGCAGCTTTGGTTGCTGCCCTGCTTCTATCATCTCTGACTTACATCAATGGCAGCTCAAATTGCTCCGCCAGCCGGACCATTTCTACCTGAATGAGCTCCAGAACAGGATACTCGAATCAAGAACCGTAGTTAAAGACCTTATCAATGCAGAAGATGTGGATGAAGTCTCCATTGTAGACAATGTCTCCACTGCTGTAGCCATAGTCCTGCAGCAGACGGCATGGGCCTTTGCTGAAAGGAAATTCAACCAAGGGGATGCTCTCATTATGTTTCACTGTGCTTATGGAGCGGTGAAGAACTCAATCAAGGCCTACTTTCTGCGTGCTGGTGGGTACGTTATCGAAGTTCCATTTAAATTTCCGCTGAATTCCAATGAAGAAATCATAAGTGAATTTAGGAAAGCattggagagagaaaagggtAATGGTAGGAGAGTGAGATTAGCTGTGATTGATCATGTCACATGCATGCCAAGTGTTATAATGCCAGTTAAGCATTTGGTCAAAATTTGTAGGGAAGAAGGTGTCGAACAAGTTTTAATAGATGCAGCTCATGGTGTTGGGTGCATAGATGTTGATATGCAAGAAATTGGGGCAGATTTTTATACTAGCAATTTGTATAAGTGGTTCTTTTGCCCACCTGCAGTTGCATTTCTGTATTGTAGGAAGTCAGTGACAAATTCAGATTTGCAATTGCATCACCCTGTGGTGTCTCATGAGTATGGCAATGGGTTGGCTAAAGAAACTGGTTGGGTTGGGACAAGGGATTACAGTCCTTATCTGGTGCTTCCTTCAGTTATGGAGTTTGTCAATAGGTTCGAAGGCGGTGTTGAGGGGATCAGAAAAATGAATCATGATGCTGTTGTTGAGATGGGGAAGATGTTGGCAGAAGCTTGGGGAACCAATCTAGGCTGTCCTCCTGATATGTGTGCTAGCATGATCATGGTTGGTTTGCCAGCTTGTTTGGGGATTTCAAGTGATGATGATGCTATAAAGTTATGGGCACGTTTATGCAAGAAATTTGGTGTTGAAGTCAAGATACATTATCAAGCTCCCAAAGATGCCGAGGTTGCGCCGACAACAGGGTATGTTCGAATTTGTCATCAGATTTACAACAAAGTTGATGACTATAACAAGCTCAGAGATGCAATTAATCAACTCGTTCGTGACGGTTTCACTTGCGCTCTTGAG ATCAATGAGGCCTGA
- the LOC18771931 gene encoding probable L-cysteine desulfhydrase, chloroplastic: MAEKIIMFCRYYVLLIVLLPYRTLQFFYHKLSFQVSRASNLDAAEGIENHAPIEPKLSSSFITDSQIQSEFAHHAPGVAMMNNGSFGCCPASVISALQQWQLKMLRQPCNFFLNDLQNRILESRTIIKDLINAEDVDEVSIVDNISTAAAIVLQQTAWAFAEGKFNKGDTVIMFSCTYGAVKNSIKAYFSRAGGYVIEVPFNFPLNSNEEIISEFRKALEREKGNGRRVRLAVIDHVTCMPSVVMPVKQLVKIVREEGVEQVFIDAAHGVGCVDVDMQEIGADFYASTLYKWFFCPPAAAFLYCRKSATYSDLELHHPVVSHRYGKGLAEESFWVGTRDYSPYLVLPSAMEFVKRFEGGVEGIRKMNHDAVVEMGKMLAEAWGTNLGCPPDMCASMIMVGLPSCLGISSDDDAMKLWAHLRKKFGVEVRIHYQAPKDGEVVLTTGYIRICHQIYNKVDDYYKLRDTINQLVHDGFTCALEINEA; encoded by the exons ATGGCTGAGAAGATTATTATGTTTTGCCGTTACTATGTTCTACTTATTGTTCTTCTTCCTTATCGAACCCTCCAATTCTTCTACCACAAGCTTTCATTCCAAGTCTCAAGGGCCTCTAACCTAGATGCTGCTGAGGGCATCGAAAACCATGCTCCCATTGAGCCAaagctttcttcttccttcatcaCAGACTCCCAAATCCAATCTGAATTTGCTCACCATGCTCCTGGTGTTGCCATGATGAACAATGGCAGCTTTGGTTGCTGCCCTGCTTCTGTCATCTCTGCCTTGCAACAATGGCAGCTCAAAATGCTCCGCCAGCCGTGCAATTTCTTCTTGAATGATCTCCAGAACAGGATACTTGAATCAAGAACCATAATTAAAGACCTTATCAACGCAGAAGATGTGGATGAAGTCTCCATTGTAGACAACATCTCCACTGCTGCTGCCATAGTCCTGCAGCAAACAGCATGGGCCTTTGCTGAAGGGAAATTCAACAAGGGGGATACTGTCATTATGTTTAGCTGCACTTATGGTGCAGTGAAGAACTCAATCAAGGCCTACTTTTCACGTGCTGGTGGGTATGTTATCGAAGTTCCATTTAACTTTCCATTGAATTCCAATGAAGAAATCATAAGTGAATTTAGGAAAGCattggagagagaaaagggtAATGGTAGGAGAGTGAGATTGGCTGTGATAGATCATGTCACATGCATGCCAAGTGTTGTAATGCCAGTTAAGCAATTGGTTAAAATCGTTAGGGAAGAAGGTGTTGAACAAGTTTTCATAGATGCAGCTCATGGTGTTGGGTGCGTAGATGTTGATATGCAAGAAATTGGGGCAGATTTTTATGCTAGTACTTTGTATAAGTGGTTCTTCTGCCCACCTGCAGCTGCATTTTTGTATTGTAGGAAGTCAGCTACATATTCAGATTTGGAATTACATCACCCTGTTGTATCTCATAGGTATGGTAAGGGGTTGGCTGAAGAAAGTTTTTGGGTTGGGACAAGGGATTATAGTCCATATCTGGTGCTTCCTTCAGCTATGGAGTTCGTTAAGAGATTCGAAGGCGGTGTTGAGGGAATCAGAAAAATGAATCATGATGCTGTTGTAGAGATGGGGAAGATGTTGGCAGAAGCTTGGGGAACCAATCTAGGCTGCCCTCCTGATATGTGTGCTAGCATGATCATGGTTGGTTTACCGTCTTGTTTGGGGATTTCAAGTGATGATGATGCTATGAAGTTATGGGCACATTTACGCAAGAAATTTGGTGTTGAAGTCAGGATACATTATCAAGCTCCCAAAGATGGAGAGGTTGTGTTGACAACGGGGTACATTCGAATTTGTCATCAGATTTACAACAAAGTTGATGACTATTACAAGCTCAGAGATACAATTAATCAACTCGTTCATGACGGGTTCACTTGCGCTCTTGAG ATCAATGAGGCCTGA
- the LOC18774576 gene encoding probable L-cysteine desulfhydrase, chloroplastic isoform X1, which translates to MFFVVHALLCFLVTQVMAEKIIMFCRYYVLLIVLLPYRTLQFFYHKLSFQVSRASNLDAAEGIENHVPIEPKISSSFITDSEIQSEFAHHAPGVARMNNGSFGCCPASVISALQQWQLKLLCQPDHFYFNELEDRILESRYKIKDLINAEDVDEVSIVDNISTAVAIVLQQAAWAFAEGKFNKGDAVIMFHCAYGAVKNSIKAYFSRAGGYVIEVQFNFPLNSNEEIISEFSKALEREKGNGRRVRLAVIDHVTCMPSVIMPVKQLVKICREEGVEQVFIDAAHGVGCVDVDMQEIGADFYASTLYKWFFCPPAAAFLYCRKSATYSDLQLHHPVVSHRYGMGLAEESFWVGTRDYSPYLVLPSAMEFVKRFKGGVEGIIKMNHDAVVEMGKMLAEAWGTNLGCPPDMCASMIMIGLPSCLGISSDDDTMQLWAHLREKFGVEVRIHYQAPKDGEVVLTTGYVRICHQIYNKVDDYYKLRDTINQLVHDGFTCALEFNEA; encoded by the exons ATGTTTTTTGTTGTGCATGCATTGTTGTGTTTTTTAGTAACGCAGGTCATGGCCGAGAAGATTATTATGTTTTGTCGTTACTATGTTCTACTTATTGTTCTTCTTCCTTATCGAACCCTCCAATTCTTCTACCACAAGCTTTCATTTCAAGTCTCAAGGGCCTCTAACCTAGATGCTGCTGAGGGCATCGAAAACCATGTTCCCATTGAGCCAAAGAtctcttcttccttcatcACAGACTCCGAAATCCAATCTGAATTTGCTCACCATGCTCCTGGTGTTGCCAGGATGAACAATGGCAGCTTCGGTTGCTGCCCTGCCTCTGTCATCTCTGCCTTGCAACAATGGCAGCTCAAATTGCTCTGCCAACCGGACCATTTCTACTTTAATGAGCTTGAGGACAGGATACTTGAATCAAGATACAAAATCAAAGACCTTATCAACGCAGAAGATGTGGATGAAGTCTCCATTGTAGACAACATCTCCACTGCTGTCGCCATAGTCCTGCAGCAAGCAGCATGGGCCTTTGCTGAAGGGAAATTTAACAAAGGGGATGCTGTCATTATGTTTCACTGCGCTTATGGCGCGGTGAAGAACTCAATCAAGGCCTACTTTTCGCGTGCTGGTGGATATGTTATTGaagttcaatttaattttccaTTGAATTCCAATGAAGAAATTATAAGTGAATTTAGCAAGGCattggagagagaaaagggtAATGGTAGGAGAGTGAGATTGGCTGTGATTGATCATGTCACATGCATGCCAAGTGTTATAATGCCAGTTAAGCAATTGGTTAAAATCTGTAGGGAAGAAGGTGTTGAACAAGTTTTCATAGATGCAGCTCATGGTGTTGGGTGCGTAGATGTTGATATGCAAGAAATTGGGGCAGATTTTTATGCTAGTACTTTGTATAAGTGGTTCTTCTGCCCACCTGCAGCTGCATTTCTGTATTGTAGGAAGTCAGCTACATATTCAGATTTGCAATTGCATCACCCTGTTGTATCTCATAGGTATGGTATGGGGTTGGCTGAAGAAAGTTTTTGGGTTGGGACAAGGGATTATAGTCCATATCTGGTGCTTCCTTCAGCTATGGAGTTCGTTAAGAGGTTCAAAGGCGGTGTTGAGGGAATCATAAAAATGAATCATGATGCTGTTGTTGAGATGGGGAAGATGTTGGCAGAAGCTTGGGGAACCAATCTAGGCTGCCCTCCTGATATGTGTGCTAGCATGATCATGATTGGTTTACCATCTTGTTTGGGGATTTCAAGTGATGATGATACTATGCAGTTATGGGCACATTTACGCGAGAAATTTGGTGTTGAAGTCAGGATACATTATCAAGCTCCCAAAGATGGAGAGGTTGTGTTGACAACGGGGTACGTTCGAATTTGTCATCAGATTTACAACAAAGTTGATGACTATTACAAGCTCAGAGATACAATTAATCAACTCGTTCATGACGGGTTCACTTGCGCTCTTGAG TTCAATGAGGCCTGA
- the LOC18774576 gene encoding probable L-cysteine desulfhydrase, chloroplastic isoform X2 has translation MAEKIIMFCRYYVLLIVLLPYRTLQFFYHKLSFQVSRASNLDAAEGIENHVPIEPKISSSFITDSEIQSEFAHHAPGVARMNNGSFGCCPASVISALQQWQLKLLCQPDHFYFNELEDRILESRYKIKDLINAEDVDEVSIVDNISTAVAIVLQQAAWAFAEGKFNKGDAVIMFHCAYGAVKNSIKAYFSRAGGYVIEVQFNFPLNSNEEIISEFSKALEREKGNGRRVRLAVIDHVTCMPSVIMPVKQLVKICREEGVEQVFIDAAHGVGCVDVDMQEIGADFYASTLYKWFFCPPAAAFLYCRKSATYSDLQLHHPVVSHRYGMGLAEESFWVGTRDYSPYLVLPSAMEFVKRFKGGVEGIIKMNHDAVVEMGKMLAEAWGTNLGCPPDMCASMIMIGLPSCLGISSDDDTMQLWAHLREKFGVEVRIHYQAPKDGEVVLTTGYVRICHQIYNKVDDYYKLRDTINQLVHDGFTCALEFNEA, from the exons ATGGCCGAGAAGATTATTATGTTTTGTCGTTACTATGTTCTACTTATTGTTCTTCTTCCTTATCGAACCCTCCAATTCTTCTACCACAAGCTTTCATTTCAAGTCTCAAGGGCCTCTAACCTAGATGCTGCTGAGGGCATCGAAAACCATGTTCCCATTGAGCCAAAGAtctcttcttccttcatcACAGACTCCGAAATCCAATCTGAATTTGCTCACCATGCTCCTGGTGTTGCCAGGATGAACAATGGCAGCTTCGGTTGCTGCCCTGCCTCTGTCATCTCTGCCTTGCAACAATGGCAGCTCAAATTGCTCTGCCAACCGGACCATTTCTACTTTAATGAGCTTGAGGACAGGATACTTGAATCAAGATACAAAATCAAAGACCTTATCAACGCAGAAGATGTGGATGAAGTCTCCATTGTAGACAACATCTCCACTGCTGTCGCCATAGTCCTGCAGCAAGCAGCATGGGCCTTTGCTGAAGGGAAATTTAACAAAGGGGATGCTGTCATTATGTTTCACTGCGCTTATGGCGCGGTGAAGAACTCAATCAAGGCCTACTTTTCGCGTGCTGGTGGATATGTTATTGaagttcaatttaattttccaTTGAATTCCAATGAAGAAATTATAAGTGAATTTAGCAAGGCattggagagagaaaagggtAATGGTAGGAGAGTGAGATTGGCTGTGATTGATCATGTCACATGCATGCCAAGTGTTATAATGCCAGTTAAGCAATTGGTTAAAATCTGTAGGGAAGAAGGTGTTGAACAAGTTTTCATAGATGCAGCTCATGGTGTTGGGTGCGTAGATGTTGATATGCAAGAAATTGGGGCAGATTTTTATGCTAGTACTTTGTATAAGTGGTTCTTCTGCCCACCTGCAGCTGCATTTCTGTATTGTAGGAAGTCAGCTACATATTCAGATTTGCAATTGCATCACCCTGTTGTATCTCATAGGTATGGTATGGGGTTGGCTGAAGAAAGTTTTTGGGTTGGGACAAGGGATTATAGTCCATATCTGGTGCTTCCTTCAGCTATGGAGTTCGTTAAGAGGTTCAAAGGCGGTGTTGAGGGAATCATAAAAATGAATCATGATGCTGTTGTTGAGATGGGGAAGATGTTGGCAGAAGCTTGGGGAACCAATCTAGGCTGCCCTCCTGATATGTGTGCTAGCATGATCATGATTGGTTTACCATCTTGTTTGGGGATTTCAAGTGATGATGATACTATGCAGTTATGGGCACATTTACGCGAGAAATTTGGTGTTGAAGTCAGGATACATTATCAAGCTCCCAAAGATGGAGAGGTTGTGTTGACAACGGGGTACGTTCGAATTTGTCATCAGATTTACAACAAAGTTGATGACTATTACAAGCTCAGAGATACAATTAATCAACTCGTTCATGACGGGTTCACTTGCGCTCTTGAG TTCAATGAGGCCTGA
- the LOC18774597 gene encoding uncharacterized protein LOC18774597 — MEGKKIIAICQSGGEFLTEKDGTLSYRGGDAHAIDIDDQMTFNEFKTEVTEMFSCSNDNMSIKYFLPGNKKTLITVSNDKDLKRMIKFHSDFATVDIYVIEEIVAPDVSNMPASRSSRTTLSETVVPVDASLDVVDFVGDTTQPDIPLDASLDIVDDASPIDAHIDVPNEISPIFPLLGHNDEKHAKGAQQWQNAITGVGQRFSSVHEFRESLRKYAIAHQFAFRYKKNDSHRVTVKCKAEGCPWRIHASRLSTTQLICIKKMNPTHTCEGAVATTGHQATRSWVASIIKEKLKFLPNYKPKDIVNDIKQEYGIQLNYFQAWRGKEIAKEQLQGSYKEAYNQLPFFCDKIMETNPGSLATFTTKEDSSFHRLFVSFHASLYGFQQGCRPLLFLDSIPLKSKYQGTLLAATAADGNDGVFPVAFTVVDAETDDNWHWFLLQLKSAFSITCPITFVADRQKGLKESIADIFKDSYHGYCLQYLTEQLIRDLKGQFSHEVKRLMVEDLYAAAYASRPENFQSCLESIKSISLEAYNWIVQSEPQNWANSFFQGARYNHMTSNFGELFYSWASDAHELPITQMVDVIRGKIMELIYTRRAESIQWLTRLTPSMEEKLDKETQKVRNLQVLLLVGNTFEVRGDSTEVVDVDRWDCSCRGWQITGLPCCHAIAVIGCLGRSPYDYCSRYFTTESYRLTYSESIHPVPNVDMPVVKASSQLAVTVTPPPTRRPPGRPTTKKYGPQEMSKRQLQCSRCKGLGHNKSTCKELL, encoded by the exons ATGGAGGGGAAGAAAATCATAGCAATTTGTCAGTCAGGGGGGGAATTCTTGACTGAGAAAGATGGTACATTGTCATATAGGGGCGGTGACGCTCATGCAATTGACATTGATGACCAGATGACGTTTAACGAGTTTAAAACAGAGGTGACTGAAATGTTTAGTTGCAGCAACGACAATATGTCCATCAAATACTTCCTCCCTGGCAACAAGAAGACCCTGATTACTGTTTCCAATGACAAGGATCTCAAGCGCATGATCAAATTCCACAGTGATTTTGCAACCGTTGATATTTATGTCATAGAAGAAATAGTTGCTCCTGATGTCTCCAACATGCCTGCCAGTAG GTCGAGCAGAACAACTCTATCAGAAACTGTGGTTCCAGTTGATGCATCTCTCGACGTTGTGGACTTTGTGGGCGATACCACCCAGCCCGATATCCCACTCGATGCCTCTCTTGATATTGTAGATGATGCCAGCCCTATTGATGCACATATTGATGTACCCAATGAAATATCACCCATTTTCCCTCTTCTTGGCCACAACGATGAGAAGCATGCTAAAGGTGCACAGCAATGGCAGAATGCTATTACGGGTGTGGGCCAAAGATTCAGCAGTGTTCATGAATTTCGTGAATCGTTGCGTAAATATGCCATTGCACATCAGTTTGCCTTTAGGTATAAGAAGAATGATAGTCATCGCGTGACTGTCAAGTGCAAGGCTGAAGGCTGCCCTTGGAGAATTCATGCATCAAGGTTATCAACCACTCAGTTAATATGTATCAAGAAGATGAATCCAACACATACATGCGAAGGGGCTGTTGCAACTACGGGGCATCAGGCAACAAGGAGTTGGGTGGCTAGTATAATTAAGGAGAAGTTAAAATTCTTACCCAATTATAAGCCCAAGGATATTGTGAACGACATCAAGCAGGAATATGGAATACAGCTAAACTACTTTCAGGCATGGCGTGGGAAAGAAATAGCAAAGGAGCAGCTTCAAGGTTCATACAAAGAGGCATATAACCAGTTACCGTTCTTCTGTGACAAGATAATGGAGACAAACCCGGGTAGTCTTGCTACTTTTACGACTAAGGAAGACTCCAGTTTCCATCGCCTATTTGTCTCATTCCATGCCTCATTGTACGGTTTCCAGCAAGGTTGCAGGCCTCTCCTTTTCCTTGATAGCATACCCCTGAAATCAAAATATCAAGGCACATTGTTGGCGGCAACAGCTGCAGATGGGAATGATGGGGTTTTCCCTGTTGCTTTCACTGTGGTTGATGCAGAAACTGATGATAACTGGCATTGGTTTTTACTACAACTAAAATCTGCATTCTCAATAACTTGCCCTATAACATTTGTGGCAGACAGGCAGAAGGGATTAAAAGAATCAATTGCTGATATATTCAAAGACTCATACCATGGCTATTGCCTGCAATACTTAACCGAGCAACTTATCAGAGACTTGAAAGGGCAGTTTTCTCATGAGGTGAAGCGACTCATGGTTGAGGATCTTTATGCTGCTGCTTATGCATCTAGGCCTGAAAACTTCCAAAGTTGTCTTGAAAGCATTAAAAGTATCTCACTGGAGGCTTACAATTGGATCGTACAAAGTGAGCCCCAGAACTGGGCAAATTCATTCTTTCAAGGTGCTAGATATAACCATATGACATCCAACTTTGGAGAGCTGTTCTATAGTTGGGCATCAGATGCACATGAGTTACCAATAACACAGATGGTTGATGTGATCAGGGGTAAGATTATGGAGTTGATCTACACAAGAAGGGCAGAATCTATTCAATGGTTGACAAGGCTGACTCCATCCATGGAGGAAAAGCTAGATAAGGAAACCCAGAAAGTCCGAAACCTCCAAGTGCTACTTTTGGTTGGTAACACTTTTGAGGTTCGTGGTGACTCCACTGAAGTTGTTGATGTTGATCGCTGGGACTGTAGTTGTAGAGGGTGGCAGATAACTGGTTTACCATGCTGCCATGCAATTGCTGTCATTGGTTGTCTGGGCCGGAGCCCGTATGATTATTGTTCAAGATACTTTACCACCGAGAGCTACAGACTGACATACTCAGAGTCAATACATCCTGTTCCGAATGTAGACATGCCTGTGGTGAAGGCTTCTTCTCAGCTAGCAGTGACCGTAACCCCTCCTCCCACCCGCCGTCCACCCGGCCGGCCTACTACAAAGAAATATGGACCACAAGAGATGTCTAAGCGTCAACTCCAGTGCAGCAGATGCAAGGGTCTTGGGCACAACAAGTCCACTTGCAAAGAGTTATTGTAG